The Pan troglodytes isolate AG18354 chromosome 8, NHGRI_mPanTro3-v2.0_pri, whole genome shotgun sequence genome window below encodes:
- the LRIT2 gene encoding leucine-rich repeat, immunoglobulin-like domain and transmembrane domain-containing protein 2 encodes MASVFHYFLLVLVFLDTHAAQPFCLPGCTCSEESFGRTLQCTSVSLGKIPGNLSEEFKQVRIENSPLFEMPQGSFINMSTLEYLWLNFNNISVIHLGALEHLPELRELRLEGNKLCSVPWTAFRATPLLRVLDLKRNKIDALPELALQFLVSLTYLDLSSNRLTVVSKSVFLNWPAYQKGRQPDCGAEILSSLVVALHDNPWVCDCRLRGLVQFVKSITLPVILVNSYLICQGPLSKAGQLFHETELSACMKPQISTPSANITIRVGQNVTLRCLAQASPSPSIAWTYPLSMWREFDVLTSSTGEDTALSELAIPAAHLVDSGNYTCMASNSIGKSSLVISLHVQPAQALHAPDSLSISSESNAYIDLRVVKQTVHGILLEWLAVADTSKEEWFTLYIASDEAFRKEVVHIGPGINTYAVDDLLPGTKYEACLSLEGQPPHQGQCVAFVTGRDAGGLEARERLLHVTVVLCVVLLAVPVGAYAWAAQGPCSCSKWVLRCCLHRRKAPSCPPAAPQSKDGSFREHPAVCDDGEGHIDTEGDKEKGGTEDNS; translated from the exons ATGGCTTCAGTTTTTCATTACTTCCTGTTAGTTCTGGTCTTTCTGGATACACACGCAGCTCAGCCTTTCTGTCTGCCAGGATGCACTTGCTCAGAGGAGAGTTTTGGCAG GACTCTGCAGTGCACATCTGTCTCCTTGGGAAAGATCCCTGGGAACCTTTCTGAAGAGTTCAAGCAAGTGAGAATTGAAAACTCACCCTTATTTGAGATGCCCCAAGGGTCTTTCATCAACATGAGCACCTTGGAATACCTCTGGCTCAATTTTAACAATATCAGTGTGATCCACCTAGGAGCCCTGGAACACTTGCCAGAACTGAGGGAGCTGAGACTGGAGGGGAACAAGCTCTGCTCAGTACCATGGACAGCGTTCCGTGCCACCCCTCTCCTGAGGGTCTTGGATCTCAAACGCAACAAGATTGATGCACTCCCTGAGCTGGCTCTTCAATTCTTGGTCAGCCTGACCTACCTTGACCTATCCTCCAATAGGCTTACAGTTGTATCCAAGAGTGTCTTCCTGAACTGGCCAGCCTACCAGAAAGGCCGGCAGCCTGACTGTGGGGCTGAGATTCTCTCCAGCCTGGTGGTGGCCCTGCATGACAACCCCTGGGTATGTGACTGTCGCCTAAGGGGGCTTGTCCAGTTTGTCAAGTCCATTACCCTCCCAGTCATCCTGGTGAATTCCTACCTGATATGCCAGGGCCCTCTGTCCAAGGCAGGGCAGCTTTTTCATGAAACTGAGCTTAGTGCTTGCATGAAGCCACAGATCTCAACCCCCAGTGCCAATATCACCATCCGGGTGGGACAGAATGTGACCCTGCGATGCTTGGCACAGGCCAGCCCCTCACCATCCATTGCATGGACTTATCCCCTGAGTATGTGGAGAGAATTTGATG TGTTGACATCTTCTACTGGAGAAGACACTGCTCTGTCGGAGCTGGCCATACCTGCTGCCCACCTGGTAGACAGTGGTAATTACACCTgcatggcctccaactccattgGCAAGAGCAGCCTTGTAATCTCTCTCCATGTCCAGCCTGCCCAGGCCCTACATGCACCTGATTCTCTTTCCATCTCCTCGGAGAGCAATGCCTACATTGACCTGCGGGTTGTCAAGCAGACAGTGCATGGGATTTTGCTGGAGTGGCTTGCAGTGGCCGACACCTCTAAGGAGGAGTGGTTCACCCTCTACATTGCATCGGATGAAGCCTTCAGGAAGGAGGTGGTTCACATTGGCCCTGGAATCAATACTTATGCTGTGGATGACCTCCTTCCTGGCACAAAATATgaggcctgcctcagcctagagGGCCAGCCTCCACACCAGGGCCAGTGTGTAGCTTTTGTAACAGGCAGAGATGCTGGTGGGCTAGAGGCACGTGAGCGCCTCCTGCATGTCACAGTGGTCCTGTGTGTGGTGCTGCTTGCAGTGCCTGTGGGTGCCTATGCCTGGGCAGCCCAGGGCCCCTGCAGCTGCAGCAAGTGGGTCCTGCGCTGCTGTCTTCATCGCAGGAAAGCCCCCAGCTGCCCCCCTGCAGCCCCGCAGTCCAAGGATGGCTCCTTTAGAGAACATCCAGCTGTCTGTGATGATGGTGAAGGGCACATAGACACTGAGGGGGACAAGGAGAAAGGAGGAACGGAAGACAACAGCTGA